A single genomic interval of Anaerobacillus sp. CMMVII harbors:
- the radC gene encoding DNA repair protein RadC, whose translation MEGKPLMIRDVPYCERPRERLISEGAHVLSNQELIAIILGTGTKQESVLQLAQRILHHFHGLRLLKDSSATELKEIKGIGNSKAVQLLAALELGSRVHKLQQENRIIIRSPEDVSRFMMEEMRFLTQEHFVALYLNTKNHVIHKKTIFIGSLNASIVHPREIYKEAFRHSAASIICLHNHPSGDPSPSKEDIEVTKRLVESGKVIGIELLDHIIIGDKKFISLKEKGYV comes from the coding sequence ATGGAAGGGAAGCCATTAATGATTCGTGATGTTCCATATTGTGAAAGACCGAGGGAACGTTTAATTTCAGAAGGAGCTCACGTGTTATCGAATCAAGAACTAATCGCAATTATATTAGGAACAGGTACAAAGCAAGAATCAGTTTTACAATTAGCACAAAGAATTTTGCACCATTTCCATGGGTTACGACTATTAAAGGATTCCTCGGCAACAGAATTAAAAGAAATAAAGGGGATTGGTAACTCGAAGGCAGTACAATTGTTAGCAGCATTAGAGTTAGGCAGCCGTGTACATAAGCTTCAGCAAGAAAATCGAATAATCATTCGTTCTCCTGAGGATGTCTCGCGGTTTATGATGGAGGAAATGCGTTTTCTAACACAAGAGCATTTCGTAGCATTATACTTAAATACGAAAAATCATGTGATCCATAAAAAGACAATTTTTATAGGTAGTTTAAATGCTTCCATTGTTCACCCACGTGAAATCTATAAAGAAGCTTTTCGTCACTCAGCAGCTTCAATTATCTGTCTTCATAATCATCCAAGTGGAGATCCTTCTCCCAGTAAAGAAGACATTGAAGTAACAAAGCGTCTAGTCGAGAGTGGTAAAGTCATTGGCATTGAATTATTAGATCACATCATTATTGGTGATAAGAAATTTATTAGTTTGAAGGAGAAAGGCTACGTTTAA
- a CDS encoding ABC transporter ATP-binding protein, protein MILFEDVSKEYYLSRSRSIVALKNINIKIDKGEFVAIIGPSGSGKSTFLALASLLDKQTSGEVYLAGNKISNIKDKERTKLRFKLCSFIFQFASLTPALPVIDNVMLPLLLMGEKREAIEEKAKQLLMDVGIKKEYINHLPYQLSGGEQRRVAVARALIKQPQILFADEPTSALDEGTAQEIIQYFHQLHQQGTTIIMVTHDKQLAREGTTLVKITDGMIDNNKA, encoded by the coding sequence ATGATACTTTTCGAGGACGTTTCAAAAGAATATTATCTTAGTAGATCAAGGTCAATTGTAGCTTTAAAAAATATAAATATTAAAATAGATAAAGGCGAGTTTGTTGCAATTATCGGTCCATCTGGTAGTGGCAAATCAACCTTTCTTGCATTAGCTAGCCTGTTAGATAAACAAACGAGTGGAGAGGTTTATTTAGCTGGAAATAAAATCTCGAATATAAAAGATAAGGAAAGAACAAAATTACGGTTCAAGTTATGCAGTTTTATTTTCCAGTTTGCAAGCCTAACCCCCGCTCTTCCGGTTATCGATAACGTCATGCTTCCCCTTTTACTAATGGGTGAAAAACGGGAAGCGATAGAAGAAAAGGCGAAGCAATTATTAATGGATGTTGGGATAAAGAAAGAATATATCAATCATCTCCCATATCAATTAAGTGGTGGGGAACAACGTCGTGTGGCAGTGGCACGGGCATTAATAAAACAACCTCAAATTTTGTTTGCAGACGAGCCAACGTCAGCCCTTGATGAAGGCACAGCTCAAGAAATTATTCAGTACTTTCACCAATTACATCAACAAGGAACAACGATTATCATGGTAACTCATGATAAACAGTTAGCACGAGAGGGAACAACGTTAGTTAAGATTACCGATGGAATGATTGATAACAATAAGGCTTAA
- a CDS encoding folylpolyglutamate synthase/dihydrofolate synthase family protein: MISYEEACDIVFSAKKFGISLGLDRMELMLGELGNPEQRIPAIHIAGTNGKGSTLTYLASIFMEAGYRVGTYTSPAINKLNDKIKIDGIEISNQEFSLIIEQLKPIIEKVSGSQFGPPTEFELLTAVAFQYFATVTKPDIIIIETGLGGRLDSTNIVTPIVSIITNIGHDHMDLLGNTIKEVAFEKAGIIKEGIPIVSGCKQPEAIGVMIERSNQLSAPFFQLGQDFLCESNQSMFSFQWKDIHYSNLKTGMLGKHQQENAALALMTIQELQDYAISELAIRNGLMKAKIANRIEMIKNEPTVILDGGHNPEGMEALANTLKVNFSGRKIKVLFCAMKDKDIKGMLQPLSEVATEIVLTSFSYDRVMDPKEVNLAFPLPNAMVIENWLVAYRLIEKNLKADDVFVITGSLYFLSHVRNELKI; the protein is encoded by the coding sequence ATGATTTCTTATGAAGAAGCATGTGACATAGTATTTTCAGCAAAAAAATTTGGCATTTCTTTAGGGCTTGATCGGATGGAATTAATGCTAGGAGAGTTAGGGAATCCAGAACAAAGAATCCCCGCTATCCACATTGCAGGTACAAATGGAAAAGGCTCGACGTTAACGTATCTAGCCTCTATTTTTATGGAAGCAGGCTACAGAGTTGGTACCTATACATCTCCTGCAATCAATAAATTAAATGACAAAATAAAAATAGATGGTATCGAAATTTCTAATCAAGAATTCTCATTAATTATTGAGCAATTGAAGCCTATCATTGAAAAAGTTAGTGGGTCGCAGTTTGGCCCGCCAACAGAATTTGAATTGTTGACAGCTGTGGCTTTTCAATATTTTGCAACAGTTACCAAGCCGGATATTATTATTATCGAAACTGGGCTTGGTGGAAGACTTGATTCCACAAATATAGTTACTCCTATTGTTTCAATCATTACGAATATTGGCCATGACCATATGGATCTCCTTGGGAACACCATTAAAGAGGTTGCATTCGAAAAAGCGGGTATTATTAAAGAAGGTATTCCGATTGTCTCAGGATGTAAGCAACCAGAAGCGATTGGTGTGATGATAGAACGTTCAAATCAGCTTTCGGCGCCTTTTTTTCAATTAGGGCAAGACTTTCTTTGTGAATCTAACCAGAGCATGTTTTCGTTTCAATGGAAGGATATTCATTATTCGAATCTGAAAACAGGTATGCTTGGTAAACACCAACAAGAAAACGCTGCATTAGCTCTAATGACTATACAAGAATTACAGGATTATGCTATATCAGAACTCGCAATTCGTAATGGTTTAATGAAAGCCAAAATTGCTAACCGGATTGAAATGATTAAAAATGAGCCAACCGTTATTTTAGACGGTGGTCATAATCCTGAGGGAATGGAAGCACTAGCTAATACACTAAAAGTAAATTTTTCAGGAAGGAAAATAAAAGTTCTTTTTTGTGCGATGAAGGATAAGGATATCAAAGGGATGTTACAACCACTAAGTGAGGTTGCGACTGAGATTGTGTTAACTAGTTTTTCATACGATCGTGTCATGGATCCAAAAGAGGTAAATTTAGCGTTTCCACTACCAAACGCAATGGTGATTGAAAATTGGTTAGTGGCGTACCGCTTGATAGAAAAAAACCTAAAGGCGGATGACGTTTTTGTCATTACTGGTTCACTTTACTTCTTAAGCCATGTGCGGAATGAATTGAAAATATAA
- the aspA gene encoding aspartate ammonia-lyase yields the protein MSQVRIERDLMGEKEIPQDAYYGIQTARAIENFPITGIPPHKELIRAFAYVKKAAAMANSDVGVLNKKIAHAIAQASDEIISGALSDQFVVDSIQGGAGTSFNMNANEVIANRAIEILGGKKGDYMMVSPNTHVNMAQSTNDTFPTAIHIACLHLAEGLTTSLEELIGAMDQKANEFDQVIKMGRTHLQDAVPIRLGQEFGAYKKVLTRDLNRVKNSVDHLFEINMGATAVGTGLNALPEYITLVVKYLAEHTGMPFKNAEDLIDATQNTDAYTELSSALKILAINLSKIANDLRLMSSGPLTGINEINLPPRQAGSSIMPGKVNPVMAEVINQISFQVIGNDHTISLASEAGQLELNVMEPVLVFNLLQSLSILQNGIRVFKQFCIEGITANIERCREMVEHSVGIITAINPHVGYEVAARIAKEAIQTRRPVREICIEKGILSEEELNVILDPNEMTAPGIAGSDLLFGK from the coding sequence ATGTCACAAGTTCGAATTGAACGAGACTTAATGGGAGAAAAGGAAATACCACAAGATGCGTATTACGGAATTCAAACTGCCAGGGCCATTGAGAATTTCCCAATTACAGGAATTCCGCCACACAAAGAATTGATACGCGCATTTGCATACGTAAAAAAAGCGGCGGCAATGGCAAATAGTGATGTCGGTGTATTAAATAAAAAAATTGCTCATGCAATCGCTCAAGCAAGTGATGAGATCATTTCAGGGGCATTAAGCGATCAATTTGTAGTTGATTCAATTCAAGGTGGAGCTGGAACTTCTTTTAATATGAATGCTAATGAAGTAATTGCAAACCGAGCCATTGAGATCCTAGGTGGAAAAAAAGGAGATTATATGATGGTGAGCCCTAACACTCATGTGAATATGGCTCAATCAACAAATGATACCTTTCCAACAGCAATCCATATAGCATGTTTGCATTTGGCAGAAGGTTTAACCACTTCTTTAGAGGAACTAATAGGTGCAATGGATCAAAAAGCGAATGAGTTTGACCAAGTAATCAAGATGGGGCGTACTCACTTACAAGACGCAGTACCAATTCGTCTTGGGCAAGAATTTGGAGCTTACAAAAAAGTACTTACTCGTGACTTAAATCGTGTGAAAAATTCGGTAGATCACTTATTTGAAATTAATATGGGAGCAACTGCAGTTGGAACTGGATTAAATGCTTTACCAGAGTATATAACTCTTGTTGTAAAATATCTTGCAGAGCATACTGGCATGCCGTTTAAAAATGCTGAAGACCTTATTGACGCTACACAAAACACGGATGCTTATACAGAGCTCTCAAGTGCTTTAAAAATATTAGCGATTAATCTATCAAAAATTGCCAATGACTTAAGGCTCATGAGCTCTGGTCCTTTGACTGGAATTAATGAAATTAATCTCCCGCCACGTCAAGCGGGTTCATCAATTATGCCTGGAAAAGTAAACCCAGTAATGGCTGAAGTAATAAACCAAATTTCTTTTCAAGTTATTGGAAATGATCATACGATTTCACTTGCTTCAGAAGCAGGGCAATTAGAGTTAAATGTAATGGAACCAGTATTGGTTTTTAATTTATTACAATCTTTATCAATTCTTCAAAATGGGATAAGGGTTTTTAAACAATTTTGTATTGAAGGTATTACAGCAAATATTGAACGCTGTCGTGAAATGGTTGAGCATAGTGTTGGCATTATTACCGCCATTAACCCTCATGTAGGTTACGAAGTTGCTGCACGGATTGCTAAAGAGGCAATTCAAACAAGGCGACCTGTACGTGAGATCTGTATTGAAAAAGGAATTTTATCGGAAGAAGAATTAAATGTAATCCTAGATCCTAATGAAATGACTGCACCAGGGATTGCAGGATCAGATTTATTATTCGGAAAGTAA
- a CDS encoding RimK family alpha-L-glutamate ligase, whose amino-acid sequence MKKIGWLIYNQEMAEINQGFITWFMEEAVNLNIELHLLLKENLSYGIINDELYILHKNKKITFPDFVIMRNNDPLLSKQIENLGIMLFNSAFTSEISNHKGKTHQYLAGKGIPMLNTAFINRTEFTPNSLPFTYPVVVKEVAGKGGNEVFAVSSVQELEKLLETIHSKELIIQEMGEVPGRDVRVFVVGNEIQAAILRYSDDDFRANYSLGGNARLYELSKKEKELVNKVIDQFNGDLGFVGIDFLFSKDGSFVFNEIEDVAGSRTLYANSNVNIVKLYLEFVLKRLRAI is encoded by the coding sequence ATGAAAAAAATAGGATGGCTAATTTACAATCAGGAAATGGCAGAAATCAATCAAGGCTTTATCACTTGGTTCATGGAAGAAGCAGTAAATCTAAATATTGAGCTTCATCTCTTACTAAAAGAAAATCTTAGTTACGGTATTATAAACGATGAATTATACATTTTACATAAAAATAAAAAAATAACATTTCCTGATTTTGTCATTATGAGAAATAATGATCCGTTACTTAGTAAACAAATTGAAAATCTAGGGATCATGTTATTCAATTCAGCTTTTACATCTGAAATTAGCAATCATAAAGGAAAAACACATCAGTATTTAGCAGGAAAAGGTATTCCCATGCTAAATACTGCTTTTATTAACCGAACTGAGTTTACCCCTAACTCCCTCCCATTTACATACCCTGTTGTTGTCAAGGAAGTCGCTGGTAAAGGTGGGAACGAAGTATTTGCTGTAAGTTCCGTACAAGAGCTTGAAAAGCTTCTTGAGACAATTCATTCAAAAGAATTAATTATTCAAGAGATGGGAGAAGTTCCTGGAAGAGACGTTCGCGTTTTCGTCGTTGGAAATGAAATTCAGGCAGCAATACTGCGATACTCGGATGATGATTTTCGAGCGAATTACTCATTAGGTGGAAATGCAAGACTCTATGAGCTCTCGAAAAAGGAAAAAGAACTGGTAAACAAAGTCATCGACCAATTTAACGGTGATTTAGGTTTTGTAGGCATAGACTTTTTGTTTTCAAAAGATGGTTCATTTGTTTTTAATGAAATTGAAGATGTAGCTGGTTCGCGAACACTTTATGCTAATTCTAATGTAAACATTGTGAAGCTCTATTTAGAGTTTGTATTAAAAAGGTTACGAGCAATTTAG
- a CDS encoding DUF3889 domain-containing protein, with translation MKKLIVFAFLLVMALGLPVETTAENDAPAYAKWGNIAVTETIKKYPYADVVDYLHIGREEKGDGIAVEKFKLWLRHDKKEFGVFVNVEFEINTNQFKSISFQETDR, from the coding sequence ATGAAAAAACTCATAGTTTTCGCCTTCCTTTTGGTAATGGCGTTAGGTCTGCCTGTTGAAACGACGGCTGAAAATGATGCTCCAGCATATGCAAAATGGGGCAATATCGCAGTAACAGAAACAATTAAGAAATATCCTTATGCAGATGTTGTCGACTATCTGCATATTGGCAGAGAAGAAAAAGGCGATGGAATAGCTGTAGAAAAATTTAAACTTTGGCTTCGTCATGACAAAAAAGAATTCGGCGTTTTTGTTAATGTCGAATTCGAAATAAATACAAATCAGTTTAAATCAATCTCGTTTCAAGAAACAGATAGGTAA
- a CDS encoding nucleoside triphosphate pyrophosphatase, with translation MKKLILASGSPRRKQLLEQAQLQFSISTSTVEETITETLSPYELVEQLALKKANDVLSRNDDSIIIGADTIVSINGTVLGKPNNEAEAFRMLEQLAGNDHEVYTGVAIIAKEKTVVFHEKTIVTFWQLTSKEIEDYIASGEPFDKAGSYGIQGLGALFVKKIIGDYFNVVGLPLARTVRELKNFQHVIS, from the coding sequence GTGAAAAAACTCATTTTAGCCTCCGGCTCACCTCGCCGTAAACAGCTGCTCGAACAAGCGCAGCTACAATTTTCTATTTCCACAAGTACCGTTGAGGAAACAATCACTGAAACCTTGTCTCCCTATGAACTAGTAGAACAACTTGCGCTCAAAAAAGCTAACGATGTGCTTAGCCGTAATGACGATTCAATAATCATTGGTGCTGATACAATTGTTTCAATAAATGGAACGGTTTTAGGAAAGCCTAATAACGAAGCAGAGGCCTTCCGAATGCTAGAACAATTAGCAGGCAATGATCATGAAGTCTATACTGGAGTGGCGATCATCGCGAAAGAAAAAACGGTTGTCTTTCATGAAAAAACGATCGTTACTTTTTGGCAACTTACTTCAAAAGAAATTGAAGACTATATTGCAAGTGGCGAGCCGTTTGATAAGGCTGGCTCTTATGGAATTCAAGGACTTGGTGCGCTATTTGTAAAAAAGATTATAGGTGACTACTTTAACGTTGTTGGCTTACCGTTAGCGAGGACAGTGAGAGAATTAAAAAACTTTCAACATGTGATTTCGTAA
- the mreC gene encoding rod shape-determining protein MreC, protein MPQFFSNKRLIVLLVSIILLVALIGYSMSDRRSLTWPEQFMKDSVGWVQQVFKQPALYVAGFFENINELSNLYEENRVLKAHLDEYAQIAVEVNVLRRQNEHLKEALDIKESLYNYSLTPALVIHRSPDRWNEYIGINKGEQDGIERDMAVITSKGLVGKVLHVSQFTATVQLLRDHDRTNRISAMVDAEDVEVFGFIEGFDEQTGALMLRKIEADAEIEVGQTVVTSGLGGVFPQGLLIGKVIEIEADEYGLTKNAYVEPSASFHHLDYVMIINRTAAVIDESIIEEGDEN, encoded by the coding sequence ATGCCCCAATTTTTTTCAAATAAGAGACTAATAGTGCTTCTCGTTAGTATAATTCTTTTGGTGGCATTAATTGGCTATTCCATGAGTGATCGAAGAAGCCTAACATGGCCGGAACAGTTTATGAAAGACTCTGTAGGATGGGTCCAACAAGTATTTAAACAACCCGCTCTTTATGTAGCGGGTTTCTTTGAGAATATTAATGAATTGAGCAACTTATACGAAGAAAATCGAGTGTTAAAAGCTCATTTAGATGAATATGCACAAATTGCTGTTGAAGTAAATGTGCTACGTCGGCAAAATGAACATTTAAAAGAAGCATTAGATATTAAAGAAAGTTTATATAACTATAGCCTGACCCCTGCCTTAGTTATCCATCGTTCCCCAGATCGTTGGAATGAATATATTGGAATTAACAAGGGCGAACAAGATGGGATCGAACGAGATATGGCTGTTATCACCTCTAAAGGACTAGTTGGTAAGGTCTTACATGTTTCGCAATTTACAGCAACTGTTCAACTGCTCCGCGATCATGATCGTACCAACAGGATTTCAGCGATGGTTGATGCTGAGGATGTAGAAGTTTTTGGCTTTATTGAGGGCTTCGATGAACAAACAGGTGCTTTAATGCTCAGAAAGATTGAAGCTGATGCAGAGATCGAAGTAGGTCAAACAGTGGTAACCTCAGGATTAGGTGGTGTTTTCCCACAAGGACTTTTAATAGGCAAAGTCATTGAGATCGAGGCAGATGAATATGGGCTAACAAAGAATGCTTACGTTGAGCCCTCGGCTAGTTTTCATCATTTAGATTATGTGATGATCATTAATCGAACTGCTGCAGTAATTGATGAAAGCATAATAGAGGAAGGGGATGAGAATTAG
- a CDS encoding rod shape-determining protein, producing the protein MFGGFSKDLGIDLGTANTLVYVKGKGVIVREPSVVAIRTDTGTIEAVGNDAKNMIGRTPGNIVAVRPMKDGVIADFDTTATMMKYFIRQALRNRSIFTRKPNVMVCVPSGITAVEKRAVEDATKQAGAREAYTIEEPFAAAIGADLPVWEPTGSMVVDIGGGTTEVAIISLGGIVTSQSIRVAGDEMDDAIIHYIKKTYNLMIGERTAEAVKFEIGSAGTPEGIEDMDIRGRDLVTGLPKTITITASEIAEALEDTVTTIIEAVKSTLEKSPPELAADIMDRGIVLTGGGGLLRNLDRVLADQTHMPVLVAENPLDCVALGTGRALENLHLFRSKAGITVRSNRK; encoded by the coding sequence ATGTTTGGTGGTTTTTCAAAAGACTTAGGAATTGATTTAGGTACAGCTAATACGCTGGTGTATGTGAAGGGGAAAGGTGTTATTGTTCGTGAACCTTCTGTAGTTGCGATTAGAACAGATACAGGAACAATTGAGGCAGTTGGAAATGATGCGAAAAATATGATTGGTCGTACGCCAGGAAATATTGTAGCAGTTCGCCCAATGAAAGATGGAGTTATTGCTGATTTTGATACTACGGCAACCATGATGAAATATTTTATAAGACAAGCCCTACGAAATCGTTCGATTTTCACACGTAAACCTAATGTAATGGTTTGTGTTCCATCAGGAATTACTGCTGTTGAAAAAAGAGCAGTTGAGGATGCTACAAAGCAAGCTGGTGCAAGAGAGGCCTATACTATTGAAGAGCCGTTTGCTGCAGCAATTGGAGCTGATCTACCTGTTTGGGAGCCAACAGGAAGCATGGTTGTTGACATTGGCGGTGGTACGACAGAAGTTGCGATAATATCGCTTGGAGGAATTGTCACGAGTCAGTCAATTCGTGTGGCAGGTGATGAAATGGATGATGCTATTATCCATTACATCAAGAAAACATATAACTTAATGATTGGGGAACGAACTGCAGAGGCTGTTAAATTTGAAATCGGTTCAGCTGGAACTCCTGAAGGCATTGAGGATATGGATATTCGCGGTCGTGACCTAGTGACAGGCTTACCAAAAACAATAACAATTACGGCTAGTGAAATAGCTGAAGCACTTGAGGATACAGTTACCACAATTATTGAAGCAGTGAAAAGTACGTTAGAAAAATCACCACCTGAATTAGCTGCTGATATTATGGATCGTGGAATTGTTCTTACAGGCGGTGGTGGATTATTACGTAATCTTGATCGCGTTTTAGCTGATCAAACTCATATGCCTGTCTTAGTAGCAGAAAATCCGTTAGATTGTGTAGCCTTAGGAACAGGAAGAGCGTTAGAAAATCTTCACTTATTCCGATCAAAGGCTGGGATTACAGTTCGTTCAAATCGTAAGTAA
- a CDS encoding valine--tRNA ligase, which translates to MANQEISMPTKYDPKSTEAKWYPYWLDGKFFEAKGDEGKKPYTIVIPPPNVTGKLHLGHAWDTTLQDILIRTKRMQGYDALWLPGMDHAGIATQAKVEGKLREEGLSRYDLGREKFLEKSWEWKSEYADFIRNQWSKLGLSLDYSRERFTLDEGLSKAVREVFVKLYEKGLIYRGEYIINWDPQTKTALSDIEVIYKDVQGGFYHMRYPLVDGSGSIEVATTRPETMLGDTAVAVHPEDERYKHLIGKKVKLPIVGREIEIVADDYVDMEFGSGAVKITPAHDPNDFEIGNRHNLERVLVMDESGKMNGNAGKYQGMDRFECRKQIVKDLQEEGVLFKIEEHMHSVGHSERSGAVVEPYLSTQWFVKMGPLAEEAIKLQQKEEKVNFVPERFEKTYLHWIENIRDWCISRQLWWGHRIPAWYHNETGEIYVGHDEPKDIENWSQDEDVLDTWFSSALWPFSTMGWPDQNSADFKRYYSTDVLVTGYDIIYFWVARMIFQGLEFTGERPFKDVLIHGLVRDSEGRKMSKSLGNGVDPMDVIDKYGADALRFFLSTGSSPGNDLRFYWEKVESTWNFGNKIWNASRFALMNMEGMTYDEIDLSGKKSIADQWILTRLQETIDDVTRLIDDYEFGEVGRLLYNFIWDDFCDWYIEMAKLPLYGEDEEAKKMTRSILAHVLDQTMKLLHPFMPFITEEIWQHLPHQGESITVAPWPVKNNELLFPEATKKMNLLKEIIRSVRNTRAELNVPMSKKIELLIKTKDQTVLSNLEEGRSYLEKFCNPEQLKLGIELQAPEKSMSSILTGVELYLPLAGLLDIDAEIARLEKEVKRLDSEVERVQKKLSNQGFVAKAPAAVIEEEKAKEQDYLEKRATVQGRIDELRA; encoded by the coding sequence ATGGCAAATCAAGAGATATCAATGCCAACCAAGTATGATCCGAAGAGTACGGAAGCCAAATGGTACCCATACTGGCTAGATGGAAAGTTTTTTGAAGCAAAAGGTGATGAAGGGAAGAAGCCTTATACAATTGTAATTCCCCCACCAAACGTAACAGGAAAACTGCACTTAGGGCATGCATGGGATACAACTTTACAAGATATTTTAATTCGTACAAAGAGAATGCAAGGTTATGATGCTTTGTGGTTACCAGGTATGGATCATGCTGGTATTGCAACTCAAGCAAAAGTAGAAGGAAAGCTTCGAGAAGAAGGTTTAAGTCGTTACGATTTAGGTCGTGAGAAGTTCCTAGAAAAATCTTGGGAATGGAAAAGTGAATACGCTGATTTTATTCGTAATCAATGGTCGAAATTAGGTCTATCATTAGATTACTCACGTGAACGTTTTACTTTAGATGAAGGTCTATCAAAAGCAGTTCGTGAAGTTTTCGTAAAGCTATATGAAAAAGGGTTAATTTATCGTGGTGAGTACATCATCAACTGGGATCCACAAACAAAGACTGCCCTCTCGGATATTGAAGTTATCTATAAAGATGTTCAAGGTGGATTTTATCATATGAGATATCCGCTGGTTGATGGTAGTGGTTCTATTGAAGTAGCAACAACTCGTCCCGAAACGATGCTTGGAGATACTGCTGTGGCCGTTCACCCTGAAGATGAGCGTTATAAACATTTAATCGGTAAAAAGGTAAAACTTCCTATCGTAGGTCGCGAAATTGAGATTGTTGCAGATGACTATGTTGATATGGAATTTGGTTCAGGAGCTGTTAAAATCACACCTGCACATGATCCTAATGACTTCGAAATAGGGAATAGACATAATTTAGAACGTGTTCTTGTGATGGATGAATCAGGGAAAATGAACGGAAATGCCGGTAAGTATCAGGGAATGGATCGTTTTGAGTGTCGAAAACAAATTGTTAAAGATCTTCAAGAGGAAGGCGTTCTCTTCAAAATTGAAGAGCATATGCATTCAGTTGGACATTCTGAGCGTAGTGGGGCAGTTGTTGAACCATACTTATCTACTCAATGGTTTGTTAAGATGGGACCACTTGCTGAAGAAGCAATCAAATTACAGCAAAAAGAAGAAAAGGTTAACTTTGTTCCAGAACGTTTTGAAAAAACATATTTACATTGGATTGAAAATATTCGTGATTGGTGTATTTCCAGGCAGCTGTGGTGGGGACACCGAATACCAGCTTGGTACCATAATGAGACAGGCGAAATTTATGTAGGACATGATGAGCCAAAAGATATTGAAAATTGGTCACAAGATGAGGATGTTCTCGATACTTGGTTTTCGTCAGCATTATGGCCGTTTTCAACGATGGGGTGGCCAGATCAAAACTCAGCTGACTTCAAACGGTATTATTCAACAGACGTTCTAGTAACCGGGTATGACATTATTTATTTCTGGGTTGCTCGAATGATCTTCCAAGGCTTAGAATTCACAGGTGAACGTCCGTTTAAGGATGTATTAATTCATGGATTAGTTCGTGATTCCGAAGGGCGAAAAATGAGTAAGTCCCTAGGTAACGGGGTTGATCCGATGGATGTTATTGATAAGTACGGCGCAGATGCGCTACGCTTCTTCCTTTCAACTGGCAGTTCCCCGGGAAATGATTTACGCTTCTATTGGGAAAAAGTCGAGTCGACTTGGAACTTTGGAAATAAGATTTGGAACGCTTCACGATTTGCTCTCATGAACATGGAGGGAATGACTTATGATGAAATTGATCTGTCTGGCAAAAAATCAATTGCGGATCAGTGGATCTTAACTAGACTTCAAGAAACAATTGACGATGTAACTCGTCTAATTGATGATTATGAATTTGGTGAAGTTGGTCGTCTTTTATATAACTTTATCTGGGATGATTTCTGTGATTGGTATATTGAGATGGCGAAATTACCATTGTATGGTGAAGATGAAGAAGCGAAAAAAATGACAAGGTCGATTTTAGCTCACGTATTAGATCAAACAATGAAACTGTTACATCCATTTATGCCGTTTATTACGGAAGAAATTTGGCAGCATTTACCTCACCAAGGTGAATCAATTACTGTTGCCCCTTGGCCAGTGAAAAATAATGAATTACTGTTCCCGGAAGCAACAAAGAAAATGAACTTACTAAAAGAAATTATCAGATCTGTTCGTAATACAAGAGCAGAGTTGAATGTTCCAATGAGTAAAAAAATTGAACTTCTCATCAAGACAAAAGATCAGACTGTTTTAAGCAACCTTGAAGAAGGTCGTAGCTACTTGGAGAAGTTCTGTAACCCAGAACAACTCAAATTAGGTATTGAGTTACAAGCTCCTGAAAAGTCGATGTCTTCAATCCTAACGGGTGTGGAACTTTATTTACCACTTGCAGGATTACTAGATATTGATGCAGAAATTGCTCGTTTAGAAAAAGAAGTGAAACGACTCGATAGCGAAGTAGAACGTGTGCAAAAGAAACTAAGCAACCAAGGCTTTGTAGCAAAAGCACCTGCAGCAGTTATAGAAGAAGAAAAAGCAAAAGAGCAAGATTATCTTGAAAAACGTGCGACTGTTCAAGGCAGAATTGATGAACTAAGAGCATAA